One part of the Spiroplasma turonicum genome encodes these proteins:
- a CDS encoding YlxR family protein gives MAKQINGNILRKDISSNKRLPRNELLRIVKNKNGQIFVDIAKNAHGRGVYIYPSELSIKKIKQKNLLDRSYRTHIESSIYDNVEKDLLKIINNE, from the coding sequence ATGGCAAAACAAATTAATGGAAACATTCTAAGAAAAGATATATCTTCAAATAAAAGGCTACCAAGAAATGAGTTATTAAGAATAGTTAAAAATAAAAATGGACAAATCTTTGTTGACATTGCAAAAAATGCACATGGAAGAGGTGTTTATATTTATCCTAGTGAATTATCAATTAAAAAAATTAAACAAAAAAACTTATTAGATAGGTCTTATAGAACTCATATTGAAAGCAGTATTTATGATAATGTTGAAAAAGATTTATTAAAAATAATAAATAATGAATAA
- the infB gene encoding translation initiation factor IF-2 → MTNKNKKKVSNNKQTNKSKSKAHTTIIKNKLKETKETGLIDGVFIFTEPLSIAEFASKLGKEPASIVKIFFTKGIMVNQTFTLSEEQMGELCLELGYDFKKETNITKENIFETLEEDDNPDDLKTKPPIVTIMGHVDHGKTTLLDSIRNANVIEGEFGGITQHIGAYQTSINKNKITFIDTPGHEAFTEMRARGSEVTDIVIIVVAADDGVMPQTEEAIDHAKAADVPIIVFVNKIDKLGADPSKVKMELMKFGIVAEEYGGDTPFIEGSAKTKVGIDTLLETILLLAELKDLKANPNKYAKGTVIEAHIDKNRGPIATVLVQNGTLNIKDIVIAGATYGTVKDIENENKMKLKTVSPGQPALIVGLNEVPRAGDKFIVVSEERIARDIAKAQYEKQANESRNKSTAFTLDSIKNQIEAGELKSINIILKADVQGTVEAVRNAMLKINIEGVRINVIRSTVGAISISDITLALASNAIVYGFNVRPNAQVRQKAEEDGIEIRLHNIIYKLLEEIQEAATGMLDPVYEEKPQGEAEVRQLFRHSQVGTIAGCRVVSGTIPRGSKVHIIRDGIVIYTGEMASLRNNKDDIKEARTGQECGITIKNFNDLKENDIIEAYSIEEVK, encoded by the coding sequence ATGACAAATAAAAATAAAAAAAAGGTATCAAATAACAAACAAACAAATAAGAGTAAGTCTAAAGCACATACAACAATTATAAAAAATAAACTAAAAGAAACCAAAGAAACAGGATTAATTGATGGGGTTTTCATTTTTACAGAACCATTATCTATCGCTGAATTTGCAAGTAAGTTAGGAAAAGAACCAGCATCTATAGTTAAAATATTTTTTACAAAAGGAATTATGGTTAATCAAACATTTACCTTATCAGAAGAGCAAATGGGTGAGTTATGTTTAGAACTTGGTTATGATTTTAAAAAAGAAACTAACATTACTAAAGAAAACATATTTGAAACATTAGAAGAAGATGATAATCCAGATGATTTAAAAACAAAACCACCAATAGTCACTATAATGGGACATGTAGATCATGGAAAAACAACATTATTAGATTCTATAAGAAATGCAAACGTTATTGAAGGTGAGTTTGGGGGAATTACTCAACACATAGGTGCTTATCAAACAAGTATAAATAAAAACAAAATTACTTTCATTGATACCCCAGGTCACGAGGCTTTTACTGAAATGAGAGCAAGGGGTAGTGAAGTTACTGATATTGTAATTATAGTTGTTGCAGCAGATGATGGTGTTATGCCACAAACTGAAGAGGCAATTGACCATGCCAAAGCAGCTGATGTTCCAATTATTGTATTTGTTAACAAGATTGATAAACTTGGTGCTGATCCAAGTAAAGTTAAAATGGAATTAATGAAATTTGGTATTGTAGCTGAAGAATATGGTGGAGATACACCATTTATTGAAGGTTCTGCAAAAACAAAAGTTGGTATTGATACATTATTAGAAACAATTTTATTATTGGCTGAACTTAAGGATTTAAAAGCAAATCCTAATAAATATGCAAAGGGTACAGTTATCGAAGCACATATAGATAAAAACAGAGGACCAATTGCAACAGTTCTTGTGCAAAACGGAACTTTAAACATTAAAGATATAGTTATTGCTGGTGCAACATATGGTACAGTAAAAGACATTGAAAATGAAAATAAAATGAAATTGAAAACGGTTAGTCCGGGTCAACCAGCATTGATAGTTGGTTTAAATGAAGTTCCAAGAGCTGGTGATAAGTTTATAGTTGTTTCAGAAGAAAGAATTGCTAGAGATATTGCAAAAGCTCAGTATGAAAAACAAGCAAACGAGTCTAGAAATAAAAGTACTGCATTTACATTAGATTCTATTAAAAATCAAATCGAAGCAGGTGAATTAAAATCCATAAACATAATTCTTAAGGCTGATGTACAAGGAACTGTAGAAGCAGTTAGAAATGCAATGCTTAAAATTAACATTGAAGGTGTTCGAATTAATGTAATTCGTTCAACAGTTGGGGCTATATCAATAAGTGATATTACATTGGCACTAGCTTCAAATGCAATAGTTTATGGTTTCAATGTAAGACCAAATGCTCAAGTTAGACAAAAAGCTGAAGAAGATGGGATAGAAATAAGACTTCACAACATAATATACAAACTATTAGAAGAAATTCAAGAAGCAGCAACTGGTATGCTTGACCCAGTATATGAGGAAAAACCTCAAGGTGAAGCAGAAGTTAGACAATTATTTAGACATTCACAGGTAGGAACAATCGCTGGATGCAGAGTAGTTAGTGGTACTATACCTAGAGGTTCAAAAGTACATATAATAAGAGATGGTATAGTAATTTATACTGGTGAAATGGCATCTTTAAGAAACAATAAAGATGATATTAAAGAGGCTAGAACTGGTCAAGAATGTGGTATTACAATAAAGAACTTTAATGATCTTAAAGAAAATGATATTATAGAAGCATATAGTATAGAAGAGGTGAAATAA
- a CDS encoding L7Ae/L30e/S12e/Gadd45 family ribosomal protein gives MNKDKLLNALGLVSAANKLIYGIKLFEKIKENKISLVIIASDIGISQHKKIKNKCNFYNVPYYDNLINGIELSKSIGKTNIKIIGIQDQNFIKLILKNI, from the coding sequence ATGAATAAAGATAAATTATTAAATGCTTTAGGATTGGTTTCAGCTGCTAATAAATTAATATATGGTATTAAATTATTTGAAAAAATTAAAGAAAATAAAATTAGTTTGGTTATTATTGCTTCTGATATTGGTATTAGTCAACATAAAAAAATAAAAAATAAATGTAATTTTTATAATGTTCCTTATTATGATAATCTAATAAATGGAATAGAACTAAGTAAGTCAATTGGTAAAACAAATATAAAAATAATTGGCATTCAAGATCAAAATTTCATTAAATTAATACTAAAAAATATTTAA
- a CDS encoding ABC transporter permease, whose product MASNLILESLSIYFVIFSLASLAGIISERSGVINVGIDGMMVVGALTYAIVGSKLYKVESSNIMQIVPIIVASIVAGLFALLHAFASIKLKADQIVSGTAINLFAQGLAMFLTTSRGWTESNGTLITAGYSIISFSGANNVFTIYLLISFLVTGISGIYFSFTRTGNRHIAVGENPNAVSAVGINVYKYRYLAVIVSGMIAGISGACFVIIKNNGNFFGTVNGFGFIALAIMIVGQWKIRFTVIASFIFSLFFTIGERIFYLTNDQWIKDNSNIFNILPFLLSLITMVTISKYSKPPKSIGQPYDESKR is encoded by the coding sequence ATGGCATCTAATCTAATCTTAGAATCTTTATCAATTTACTTCGTAATTTTTTCTTTAGCATCTCTTGCCGGTATTATTTCAGAAAGATCTGGAGTTATCAACGTTGGTATTGATGGGATGATGGTTGTTGGTGCATTAACTTATGCAATAGTTGGAAGTAAATTGTATAAAGTAGAATCTTCAAATATTATGCAAATAGTTCCAATAATTGTGGCATCTATTGTTGCAGGTTTATTTGCTTTATTACATGCTTTTGCATCAATTAAACTTAAAGCAGACCAAATAGTATCAGGTACTGCAATTAATCTTTTTGCACAAGGTTTAGCAATGTTTTTGACTACTTCTAGAGGATGAACAGAATCAAATGGTACATTAATTACTGCGGGATATTCAATAATTTCTTTTTCAGGGGCAAATAATGTATTTACAATTTATTTATTAATATCATTTTTAGTAACAGGAATTTCAGGAATTTACTTTTCATTTACAAGAACAGGAAATAGACATATTGCAGTTGGTGAAAACCCTAATGCTGTAAGTGCTGTTGGTATTAATGTTTATAAATATAGATATCTAGCAGTTATAGTTAGTGGAATGATTGCAGGTATTTCTGGAGCTTGTTTTGTAATTATAAAAAATAATGGTAACTTCTTTGGTACTGTTAATGGTTTTGGTTTTATTGCATTAGCTATTATGATTGTTGGACAATGAAAGATTAGATTTACTGTTATTGCATCATTTATTTTTTCATTATTTTTCACAATTGGTGAAAGAATTTTTTATCTAACAAATGATCAATGAATAAAAGATAACAGTAATATATTTAACATTTTACCATTTCTACTTTCTTTGATAACAATGGTTACAATTTCAAAGTATTCAAAACCGCCAAAAAGTATTGGTCAACCATATGATGAATCAAAAAGATAA
- the rbfA gene encoding 30S ribosome-binding factor RbfA, with translation MPKDVKLERAQSNILRELTLILQREFHDTDFIKFLTIHEVRLSSDMSHAKIFYSYVNPDFDLEEVKIELMHNLKEIRMLLANKVDMRSVPELTFEYDKSLDNANNIDKILKDIK, from the coding sequence ATGCCAAAAGATGTTAAGTTAGAAAGAGCTCAATCAAATATCTTAAGAGAATTAACTTTAATTCTACAAAGAGAGTTTCATGATACTGATTTTATAAAATTTTTAACAATTCATGAAGTTAGATTATCAAGTGATATGAGTCATGCAAAAATATTCTATTCATATGTAAACCCAGATTTTGACCTTGAAGAAGTTAAAATTGAGTTAATGCATAATTTAAAAGAAATAAGAATGCTATTAGCAAACAAAGTAGACATGAGAAGTGTCCCTGAATTAACTTTTGAATATGATAAATCATTAGATAATGCAAATAATATCGATAAAATACTAAAAGATATAAAATAA
- a CDS encoding DJ-1 family glyoxalase III, which produces MANIAIFLATGFEDTEMVATNDVLNRSKKMFPGSFEKIDLVSINDDLKVEGAHGLNVIANKLIKDLNFNDYDCLVLPGGGLGVENLKKCELLLNKIKEFNDSEKAIAAICAAPQILGTLGILDGVEVTHYPGCVEGLEKAIRKPHVAAITDKNIITGSSIGAALQFGLQIVDYFTSTEEMLEIYKSLVFNN; this is translated from the coding sequence ATGGCAAATATCGCAATTTTTCTAGCAACTGGATTTGAAGATACAGAAATGGTAGCTACTAATGATGTTTTAAATAGATCAAAAAAAATGTTTCCTGGGAGTTTTGAAAAAATTGACTTGGTCTCAATAAACGATGACTTGAAAGTTGAAGGAGCACATGGATTAAATGTAATTGCCAATAAACTTATAAAAGATCTTAATTTTAATGATTATGATTGTTTAGTTTTACCTGGTGGTGGTTTAGGAGTAGAAAATCTAAAAAAGTGTGAACTTTTACTAAATAAAATAAAAGAATTTAATGATAGTGAAAAAGCAATAGCAGCAATTTGTGCGGCACCCCAAATTCTTGGGACATTGGGTATCTTAGATGGTGTAGAAGTAACGCATTATCCAGGATGTGTTGAGGGATTAGAAAAGGCAATTAGAAAACCACATGTTGCAGCAATCACTGATAAAAATATTATTACAGGCTCTTCAATTGGGGCAGCTTTACAATTTGGTTTACAGATTGTTGATTATTTCACTTCAACTGAAGAAATGTTAGAAATTTATAAAAGTCTTGTTTTTAATAATTAA
- the nusA gene encoding transcription termination factor NusA, translated as MIDGAKLLDAIYEIVQDKKIDKSIIFEGIKDGFQKAYEKFFDPEAIIKVEIDENIGTIKVYKELVIVKEIDDEWLEIELDEARNKYGEELQIGDKVYENVEFTVEFSKLAVMQVGQIIKQKIREAEKAMIYEEFLPRNHEIVGGTIKDVTETSYLVEVDGVIIPIWNKKTIPGEYFNIDDIISFYIEEISKDNKHSQISATRIHPDFLAKLMEIEVPEIMEGIVEVKAVSREPGKRAKIAVVSHEENVDPIGSCVGASGSRIKNVTKQLNGEKIDVVLFDEDKKTFVMNSLTPVRVISIDIDEDNNECFIVVPNEQLSLAIGKKGMAARLVANLVNMKINIYSLNVAIEKEIDILWNGNITKEELETTNFIENTNKRRESKSNY; from the coding sequence ATGATAGATGGTGCAAAATTGCTAGATGCAATTTATGAAATAGTACAAGATAAAAAGATAGACAAATCAATTATATTTGAAGGTATTAAGGATGGTTTTCAAAAAGCTTACGAAAAGTTTTTTGACCCAGAAGCAATAATAAAAGTAGAAATAGATGAAAACATTGGAACTATAAAAGTTTATAAAGAACTTGTTATTGTTAAAGAAATCGATGATGAATGATTAGAAATTGAATTAGATGAAGCTCGTAATAAATATGGTGAAGAACTACAAATCGGTGATAAAGTTTATGAAAATGTAGAATTTACTGTTGAGTTTTCTAAACTGGCAGTTATGCAAGTTGGACAAATTATCAAACAAAAAATAAGAGAAGCTGAAAAAGCTATGATTTATGAGGAATTTTTACCAAGAAATCATGAAATAGTTGGTGGCACAATAAAAGACGTTACTGAAACTAGTTATTTAGTTGAAGTTGACGGTGTTATAATTCCAATTTGAAATAAAAAAACAATTCCAGGTGAATATTTTAATATTGATGACATTATTTCATTTTATATTGAAGAAATTTCAAAAGATAACAAGCATTCTCAAATATCAGCAACTAGAATTCATCCAGATTTTTTAGCCAAATTAATGGAAATAGAAGTTCCAGAAATAATGGAAGGTATAGTTGAAGTTAAAGCTGTTTCTCGTGAGCCTGGAAAACGTGCAAAGATTGCAGTTGTTTCACATGAAGAAAATGTTGACCCAATAGGTAGTTGTGTTGGTGCTTCTGGTTCGAGAATTAAAAATGTAACAAAACAATTAAATGGCGAAAAAATTGATGTAGTATTATTTGATGAAGACAAAAAAACTTTTGTTATGAACTCATTAACTCCTGTAAGGGTAATTAGTATTGATATCGATGAAGATAATAATGAATGTTTTATAGTTGTTCCTAATGAACAATTATCTCTTGCAATTGGTAAAAAAGGAATGGCAGCTAGATTAGTTGCTAATCTTGTGAATATGAAGATAAATATTTATTCTTTAAATGTGGCTATTGAAAAAGAGATAGATATATTATGAAATGGTAATATAACAAAAGAAGAATTAGAAACAACAAATTTTATTGAAAACACTAATAAAAGAAGAGAATCTAAGTCAAACTATTAA